Proteins found in one uncultured Desulfuromonas sp. genomic segment:
- the pstA gene encoding phosphate ABC transporter permease PstA, giving the protein MKQFITRGEPQVWLTAAALTSTLLMAFILVLVVIANGLGTFWPARLTVFDLSNGQSVLGEVLKEEPLPGEDSRRIQIKVGNRDLYGMDFRWIREDGVVKRHQPKHVATIERQEYGNFYGILTEVVAPGVDTSMALWQQLEAGREAIVPLQDTLDEIDGHINDINYEIQKLNNRDLLYAYEGVEKQDPKRVDIAAQVSELKGSFGHWMTEQSKQKQKLRDYYANFTDINGRPAHIALAEIVRSFQPNDLTTLQRAGIYFNKLVELFVGEPRESNTEGGLFPAIYGTVLLIFVMSLFSFPLGVIAAIYLSEYAGEGLMVRMVRIAVNNLAGIPSIVYGIFGLGFFIYGIGSGIDQLFFPERLPTPTFGTGGLLWASLTLALLTVPVVIVTTEEALGAIPGGIREGSLALGSTRFQTLTRILLPMASPGIMTGLILSMARAAGEVAPLMITGVVKLAPSLPLDGQFPYFHLERKFMHLGFHIYDIGFQSPNVEAARPMVFVTTLLLVLIVIVMSGVAIRLRNHMKKKYTFGTF; this is encoded by the coding sequence ATGAAGCAGTTTATTACACGCGGTGAGCCCCAGGTTTGGCTGACGGCCGCCGCTCTGACATCAACGTTGCTGATGGCGTTTATCCTGGTGCTGGTGGTGATTGCCAATGGGCTGGGGACGTTTTGGCCGGCGCGGTTAACCGTATTCGATCTGTCCAACGGGCAGTCGGTTCTTGGTGAAGTTCTCAAAGAGGAACCGCTTCCCGGAGAGGATTCGCGGCGCATTCAGATCAAAGTGGGCAACCGCGACCTGTACGGCATGGATTTTCGCTGGATTCGCGAAGATGGCGTTGTCAAACGCCATCAGCCCAAGCACGTCGCAACCATTGAGCGACAGGAGTACGGGAATTTTTACGGTATTCTCACGGAGGTTGTCGCTCCTGGTGTCGATACTTCGATGGCCTTGTGGCAACAGCTGGAAGCCGGTCGAGAAGCGATCGTGCCGTTACAGGACACGCTTGATGAGATTGATGGCCATATCAATGATATCAATTATGAGATCCAGAAGCTTAATAATCGCGACCTGCTCTATGCCTATGAAGGGGTAGAAAAACAAGACCCTAAACGGGTGGACATCGCCGCGCAAGTTTCTGAACTTAAAGGATCCTTTGGCCATTGGATGACCGAACAGAGCAAGCAGAAACAGAAGCTGCGGGATTATTATGCCAACTTTACCGATATTAACGGTCGTCCGGCACACATCGCTCTGGCGGAAATTGTCCGCAGCTTTCAGCCCAATGATTTAACGACGCTGCAGCGGGCGGGGATCTATTTTAACAAGCTGGTTGAGCTGTTCGTTGGTGAACCGCGCGAGTCCAACACCGAGGGTGGATTGTTTCCAGCCATCTACGGCACGGTGCTGTTGATTTTTGTCATGAGCCTGTTTTCGTTCCCTTTAGGTGTGATTGCCGCCATCTATCTGAGCGAATATGCCGGCGAAGGATTGATGGTGCGCATGGTGCGGATTGCCGTGAACAATCTGGCCGGGATTCCGTCGATTGTCTATGGCATCTTCGGCCTGGGCTTTTTTATCTATGGGATTGGCAGCGGCATTGACCAACTGTTTTTTCCGGAACGTCTGCCGACGCCGACGTTCGGCACCGGTGGGTTGCTGTGGGCCAGTCTGACTCTGGCGCTGCTGACGGTACCGGTTGTTATCGTGACGACGGAAGAGGCACTGGGCGCGATTCCCGGTGGGATTCGTGAAGGCTCGCTGGCCCTTGGTTCAACGCGCTTTCAGACCCTGACCCGCATCTTGTTGCCCATGGCCTCGCCGGGGATTATGACCGGACTGATTCTGTCCATGGCCCGTGCTGCCGGTGAGGTTGCGCCGTTGATGATCACCGGTGTGGTCAAGCTGGCGCCCTCGTTGCCTCTGGATGGGCAGTTTCCCTACTTTCATCTGGAACGTAAATTTATGCATCTGGGCTTTCACATCTACGACATAGGTTTTCAATCGCCGAATGTCGAAGCGGCGCGGCCCATGGTGTTTGTGACCACGCTGTTGCTGGTCTTGATCGTTATCGTAATGAGTGGTGTCGCCATCCGCTTGCGCAACCACATGAAGAAAAAATATACCTTCGGCACCTTTTAG
- the pstB gene encoding phosphate ABC transporter ATP-binding protein PstB: MTTPNPLADPVIEVEHLDFFYGTSQALFDLNMVFPRRQVTALIGPSGCGKSTFLRCINRMNDLVDISRMEGSIRIDDTEINSGDLDVIELRRRVGMVFQKSNPFPKSIYENVIYGLRIAGINDKKILDETVERSLKGAALWDEVKDRLQDSALGMSGGQMQRLCIARAIAVNPEVILMDEPCSALDPKSTARVEDLIKELRDDYTIIIVTHNMQQAARVSDYTAFFFEGVLVEYGKTGDLFMKPKNKQTEDYITGRFG; this comes from the coding sequence ATGACGACCCCCAATCCTCTGGCAGATCCTGTCATTGAAGTTGAGCATCTTGATTTTTTCTACGGCACCTCGCAGGCGTTGTTTGACCTGAATATGGTGTTCCCGCGCCGCCAGGTGACGGCGCTGATCGGCCCATCCGGCTGCGGCAAGTCGACGTTTTTGCGCTGTATCAACCGGATGAACGATCTGGTCGATATTTCACGCATGGAGGGCAGTATCCGTATTGATGACACCGAGATCAATTCCGGCGATCTCGATGTGATTGAGTTGCGCCGCCGCGTTGGCATGGTGTTTCAGAAATCAAACCCATTTCCCAAATCGATCTATGAAAACGTCATCTACGGTCTGCGCATTGCCGGCATCAACGATAAAAAGATCCTCGATGAAACGGTGGAGCGCAGCCTCAAGGGGGCCGCATTGTGGGACGAGGTCAAAGATCGTCTTCAGGATTCCGCTCTGGGCATGTCCGGGGGACAGATGCAGCGTTTGTGTATTGCCCGGGCCATTGCCGTGAATCCTGAAGTGATTCTGATGGATGAACCCTGTTCGGCTCTGGATCCAAAATCGACGGCCCGAGTTGAGGACCTGATCAAAGAGCTGCGTGATGACTACACGATTATTATTGTCACCCATAACATGCAACAGGCGGCACGGGTATCTGATTATACGGCGTTTTTTTTTGAAGGGGTTCTCGTGGAATACGGTAAGACCGGTGATCTGTTCATGAAGCCGAAGAACAAACAGACTGAAGACTATATCACCGGCCGGTTCGGTTAA
- the phoU gene encoding phosphate signaling complex protein PhoU: MMAIHLQEELNTLKRMILAQSALVEESVQKAVQALERGDNALADSVINLDNRINHHEVELEEECLKVLALHQPVATDLRFIVSVIKINSDLERIGDVAVNVAKRTLAFAELKKVEAPFDFPLMAKRVLAMLDKSLTSLVNLDAAMAQQVIDDDDQIDELHRQTYGLVKQELVASSHNLEALLLWLAVSRHMERIADLAAHIAEDVVYMIEGQIVRHRSGG, translated from the coding sequence ATGATGGCAATCCATTTGCAAGAAGAACTTAACACGTTAAAGCGGATGATCCTGGCGCAGAGCGCCCTGGTCGAAGAGAGTGTTCAGAAGGCGGTCCAGGCGCTCGAACGGGGAGACAATGCCCTGGCCGACAGCGTCATTAATCTTGACAATCGCATCAATCATCACGAGGTGGAGCTGGAAGAAGAGTGCCTGAAGGTGCTGGCTCTTCATCAGCCGGTGGCCACGGATCTGCGTTTTATCGTCTCGGTAATCAAGATCAACAGCGATCTGGAGCGGATTGGTGATGTGGCTGTCAACGTGGCCAAGCGCACCCTGGCGTTTGCTGAGCTGAAAAAGGTGGAGGCGCCGTTTGATTTTCCGTTGATGGCCAAGCGCGTTCTGGCCATGCTTGACAAAAGTCTTACGTCGTTGGTCAATCTGGATGCTGCCATGGCACAGCAGGTCATTGACGATGATGATCAGATTGATGAGCTGCATCGTCAGACCTACGGTCTGGTCAAGCAGGAGCTGGTCGCGTCCAGTCATAACCTTGAAGCGCTGCTGCTGTGGCTGGCGGTGTCGCGCCATATGGAACGCATTGCCGATCTGGCGGCGCATATTGCCGAAGATGTGGTGTACATGATTGAGGGGCAGATCGTTCGTCACCGTTCTGGGGGCTAG